The following proteins come from a genomic window of Carassius carassius chromosome 10, fCarCar2.1, whole genome shotgun sequence:
- the LOC132152169 gene encoding coiled-coil domain-containing protein 85A-like isoform X3, translated as MEKAQSLQAQPGSKAPESPAEDISNLTDEELLQWSKEELVQRLRKAEADKMSAILDHSNLIREVNRSLQLHLNEIRGLKEVNQKLQDDNRELRDLCCFLDDDRQKGKRVSREWQRLGHFSASVMRKEVALYLQKLTELERKQEEVIRENLELRDLCLLMDEEKGGSGGEGGQSGTGSIGCRNSIDSQSGLLVPGLMRDVGDGSSTSSAGSADSSEHPHHKQQQLPSSGGTGSKSPEIPKSRPGKRGEGDRVEISSPDPPVRHRSTSLEYPFVLPQPCRPRCGSISVPDHRLIRGLSPEKYGRSLGHRSPETHPKHHLAPGQPMSPELHIQRHRGSLGSGPGSPEARHLLLGTSDLHHEKCKLGGSSPEMLRHQYSMSPEHGKFGSPGRETSPRRLAGDELSPHHRSLYNGVNALISAGCCSNNCRNVKLWDSFDGSS; from the exons ATGGAGAAAGCGCAATCTCTACAAGCACAGCCTGGTTCCAAGGCGCCTGAAAGTCCAGCAGAAGACATCTCCAACCTTACTGATGAAGAGCTCCTCCAGTGGAGCAAAGAGGAGCTGGTGCAGCGACTCCGAAAAGCTGAAGCTGATAAAATGAGCGCCATTCTGGATCACAGTAATCTGATTCGGGAGGTGAACCGCAGCCTCCAGCTGCATCTGAACGAGATCCGGGGGCTGAAG GAGGTTAACCAGAAGCTGCAAGACGACAATCGGGAACTGCGAGACCTGTGCTGTTTCCTGGATGATGACCGGCAAAAGGGTAAGCGAGTGTCGCGTGAGTGGCAGCGCCTGGGTCACTTCAGTGCCAGCGTTATGCGTAAGGAGGTAGCACTGTACCTTCAGAAGCTAACAGAACTGGAGCGCAAGCAGGAGGAGGTCATTCGGGAGAACCTGGAGCTAAGGGATCTTTGTCTGCTGATGGATGAGGAGAAAGGAGGCAGTGGAGGAGAAGGAGGCCAAAGTGGGACGGGGTCCATTGGGTGTCGTAACTCCATTGATAGCCAGAGTGGGCTCCTGGTACCTGGCTTGATGCGGGACGTAGGGGACGGAAGCAGCACTTCTAGTGCAGGAAGTGCCGACAGCTCTGAGCATCCACACCACAAGCAGCAACAGCTGCCGTCTAGCGGAGGAACTGGGAGTAAAAGCCCGGAGATCCCGAAGTCTCGTCCTGGGAAAAGAGGGGAAGGAGATCGGGTGGAGATCTCCAGCCCTGACCCTCCTGTCCGGCACAGAAGCACCAGCCTGGAGTATCCCTTCGTACTGCCACAGCCCTGCCGACCACGCTGTGGTTCCATATCTGTGCCTGACCATCGGCTGATTAGAGGGCTGAGTCCAGAAAAGTACGGTCGATCCCTGGGCCACCGGAGTCCAGAGACTCATCCTAAGCATCATCTGGCTCCAGGACAGCCAATGAGTCCTGAGCTCCACATCCAGAGGCACAGGGGCAGCTTAGGAAGTGGGCCTGGGAGTCCAGAAGCTAGACACCTGCTGCTAGGAACATCAGATCTCCACCATGAAAAATGCAAACTGGGAGGAAGTAGTCCAGAGATGCTGAGGCACCAGTACAGCATGAGCCCTGAACATGGGAAGTTTGGCAGCCCTGGTAGAGAGACGTCACCGCGGAGACTGGCAGGAGACGAACTGTCACCACACCATCGGAGCCTTTACAATGGTGTGAATG ctTTGATATCAGCAGGATGTTGCAGCAACAACTGCAGGAACGTGAAGCTCTGGGACAG TTTTGATGGCTCTTCTTGA
- the LOC132152169 gene encoding coiled-coil domain-containing protein 85A-like isoform X1 — translation MEKAQSLQAQPGSKAPESPAEDISNLTDEELLQWSKEELVQRLRKAEADKMSAILDHSNLIREVNRSLQLHLNEIRGLKEVNQKLQDDNRELRDLCCFLDDDRQKGKRVSREWQRLGHFSASVMRKEVALYLQKLTELERKQEEVIRENLELRDLCLLMDEEKGGSGGEGGQSGTGSIGCRNSIDSQSGLLVPGLMRDVGDGSSTSSAGSADSSEHPHHKQQQLPSSGGTGSKSPEIPKSRPGKRGEGDRVEISSPDPPVRHRSTSLEYPFVLPQPCRPRCGSISVPDHRLIRGLSPEKYGRSLGHRSPETHPKHHLAPGQPMSPELHIQRHRGSLGSGPGSPEARHLLLGTSDLHHEKCKLGGSSPEMLRHQYSMSPEHGKFGSPGRETSPRRLAGDELSPHHRSLYNGVNALISAGCCSNNCRNVKLWDRLISSPRLLEIVNQSEFCLI, via the exons ATGGAGAAAGCGCAATCTCTACAAGCACAGCCTGGTTCCAAGGCGCCTGAAAGTCCAGCAGAAGACATCTCCAACCTTACTGATGAAGAGCTCCTCCAGTGGAGCAAAGAGGAGCTGGTGCAGCGACTCCGAAAAGCTGAAGCTGATAAAATGAGCGCCATTCTGGATCACAGTAATCTGATTCGGGAGGTGAACCGCAGCCTCCAGCTGCATCTGAACGAGATCCGGGGGCTGAAG GAGGTTAACCAGAAGCTGCAAGACGACAATCGGGAACTGCGAGACCTGTGCTGTTTCCTGGATGATGACCGGCAAAAGGGTAAGCGAGTGTCGCGTGAGTGGCAGCGCCTGGGTCACTTCAGTGCCAGCGTTATGCGTAAGGAGGTAGCACTGTACCTTCAGAAGCTAACAGAACTGGAGCGCAAGCAGGAGGAGGTCATTCGGGAGAACCTGGAGCTAAGGGATCTTTGTCTGCTGATGGATGAGGAGAAAGGAGGCAGTGGAGGAGAAGGAGGCCAAAGTGGGACGGGGTCCATTGGGTGTCGTAACTCCATTGATAGCCAGAGTGGGCTCCTGGTACCTGGCTTGATGCGGGACGTAGGGGACGGAAGCAGCACTTCTAGTGCAGGAAGTGCCGACAGCTCTGAGCATCCACACCACAAGCAGCAACAGCTGCCGTCTAGCGGAGGAACTGGGAGTAAAAGCCCGGAGATCCCGAAGTCTCGTCCTGGGAAAAGAGGGGAAGGAGATCGGGTGGAGATCTCCAGCCCTGACCCTCCTGTCCGGCACAGAAGCACCAGCCTGGAGTATCCCTTCGTACTGCCACAGCCCTGCCGACCACGCTGTGGTTCCATATCTGTGCCTGACCATCGGCTGATTAGAGGGCTGAGTCCAGAAAAGTACGGTCGATCCCTGGGCCACCGGAGTCCAGAGACTCATCCTAAGCATCATCTGGCTCCAGGACAGCCAATGAGTCCTGAGCTCCACATCCAGAGGCACAGGGGCAGCTTAGGAAGTGGGCCTGGGAGTCCAGAAGCTAGACACCTGCTGCTAGGAACATCAGATCTCCACCATGAAAAATGCAAACTGGGAGGAAGTAGTCCAGAGATGCTGAGGCACCAGTACAGCATGAGCCCTGAACATGGGAAGTTTGGCAGCCCTGGTAGAGAGACGTCACCGCGGAGACTGGCAGGAGACGAACTGTCACCACACCATCGGAGCCTTTACAATGGTGTGAATG ctTTGATATCAGCAGGATGTTGCAGCAACAACTGCAGGAACGTGAAGCTCTGGGACAG ACTGATCTCTTCACCCAGACTCCTAGAAATTGTGAATCAGTCAGAGTTTTGCCTGATCTGA
- the LOC132152169 gene encoding coiled-coil domain-containing protein 85A-like isoform X2 produces the protein MEKAQSLQAQPGSKAPESPAEDISNLTDEELLQWSKEELVQRLRKAEADKMSAILDHSNLIREVNRSLQLHLNEIRGLKEVNQKLQDDNRELRDLCCFLDDDRQKGKRVSREWQRLGHFSASVMRKEVALYLQKLTELERKQEEVIRENLELRDLCLLMDEEKGGSGGEGGQSGTGSIGCRNSIDSQSGLLVPGLMRDVGDGSSTSSAGSADSSEHPHHKQQQLPSSGGTGSKSPEIPKSRPGKRGEGDRVEISSPDPPVRHRSTSLEYPFVLPQPCRPRCGSISVPDHRLIRGLSPEKYGRSLGHRSPETHPKHHLAPGQPMSPELHIQRHRGSLGSGPGSPEARHLLLGTSDLHHEKCKLGGSSPEMLRHQYSMSPEHGKFGSPGRETSPRRLAGDELSPHHRSLYNGVNALISAGCCSNNCRNVKLWDRRKKLIQGWNKTEF, from the exons ATGGAGAAAGCGCAATCTCTACAAGCACAGCCTGGTTCCAAGGCGCCTGAAAGTCCAGCAGAAGACATCTCCAACCTTACTGATGAAGAGCTCCTCCAGTGGAGCAAAGAGGAGCTGGTGCAGCGACTCCGAAAAGCTGAAGCTGATAAAATGAGCGCCATTCTGGATCACAGTAATCTGATTCGGGAGGTGAACCGCAGCCTCCAGCTGCATCTGAACGAGATCCGGGGGCTGAAG GAGGTTAACCAGAAGCTGCAAGACGACAATCGGGAACTGCGAGACCTGTGCTGTTTCCTGGATGATGACCGGCAAAAGGGTAAGCGAGTGTCGCGTGAGTGGCAGCGCCTGGGTCACTTCAGTGCCAGCGTTATGCGTAAGGAGGTAGCACTGTACCTTCAGAAGCTAACAGAACTGGAGCGCAAGCAGGAGGAGGTCATTCGGGAGAACCTGGAGCTAAGGGATCTTTGTCTGCTGATGGATGAGGAGAAAGGAGGCAGTGGAGGAGAAGGAGGCCAAAGTGGGACGGGGTCCATTGGGTGTCGTAACTCCATTGATAGCCAGAGTGGGCTCCTGGTACCTGGCTTGATGCGGGACGTAGGGGACGGAAGCAGCACTTCTAGTGCAGGAAGTGCCGACAGCTCTGAGCATCCACACCACAAGCAGCAACAGCTGCCGTCTAGCGGAGGAACTGGGAGTAAAAGCCCGGAGATCCCGAAGTCTCGTCCTGGGAAAAGAGGGGAAGGAGATCGGGTGGAGATCTCCAGCCCTGACCCTCCTGTCCGGCACAGAAGCACCAGCCTGGAGTATCCCTTCGTACTGCCACAGCCCTGCCGACCACGCTGTGGTTCCATATCTGTGCCTGACCATCGGCTGATTAGAGGGCTGAGTCCAGAAAAGTACGGTCGATCCCTGGGCCACCGGAGTCCAGAGACTCATCCTAAGCATCATCTGGCTCCAGGACAGCCAATGAGTCCTGAGCTCCACATCCAGAGGCACAGGGGCAGCTTAGGAAGTGGGCCTGGGAGTCCAGAAGCTAGACACCTGCTGCTAGGAACATCAGATCTCCACCATGAAAAATGCAAACTGGGAGGAAGTAGTCCAGAGATGCTGAGGCACCAGTACAGCATGAGCCCTGAACATGGGAAGTTTGGCAGCCCTGGTAGAGAGACGTCACCGCGGAGACTGGCAGGAGACGAACTGTCACCACACCATCGGAGCCTTTACAATGGTGTGAATG ctTTGATATCAGCAGGATGTTGCAGCAACAACTGCAGGAACGTGAAGCTCTGGGACAG aagaaagaaactaatacagggttggaacaaaacaGAG TTTTGA